A part of Vicugna pacos chromosome 14, VicPac4, whole genome shotgun sequence genomic DNA contains:
- the ALG11 gene encoding GDP-Man:Man(3)GlcNAc(2)-PP-Dol alpha-1,2-mannosyltransferase isoform X1: MAAAERGWCLCELLRFFYSLFFPGLILCGTLCVCLLIVLWGIRLLLQRKKKSAPTSKNGKKQTVIAFFHPYCNAGGGGERVLWCALRALQKKYPEAVYVVYTGDVNVSGQQILEGAFRRFNIRLTRPVKFVFLRKRYLVEDSLYPHFTLLGQSLGSIFLGWEALMQCVPDIYIDSMGYAFTLPLFKYLGGCRVGSYVHYPTISTDMLSVVRNQNVGFNNAAFITRNPFLSKLKLIYYYLFAFTYGLVGSCSDVVMVNSSWTLNHILSLWKVGDCTHIVYPPCDVQTFLDIPLHEKKTASGHLLVSIGQFRPEKNHALQIRAFAKLLKKKEAESLPSLKLVLIGGCRNQDDELRVNQLRRLSEDLGVQENTEFKINIPFDELKNYLSEATIGLHTMWNEHFGIGIVECMAAGTIVLAHNSGGPKLDIVIPHEGERTGFLAESEEGYAETMAQVLSMSAEKRLQIRNSARASVSRFSDQEFEVTFLSSVEKLFQ, from the exons atttttttattcattattcttcCCCGGGCTAATTTTATGTGGAactttatgtgtgtgtttgctcaTTGTCCTTTGGGGAATCAGACTGCtgctacagagaaagaaaaagtcgGCACCAACTAGCAAAAATGGGAAAAAGCAAACGGTGATTGCATTTTTCCATCCGTACTGCAAtgctggtggaggaggagagagagtgtTATGGTGTGCCTTAAGGGCTTTGCAGAAAAA GTACCCTGAGGCAGTCTATGTTGTCTATACTGGTGACGTCAATGTCAGCGGTCAGCAGATACTAGAAGGTGCTTTCAGAAGATTTAACATCAGATTAACGCGCCCAGTGAAGTTTGTTTTCTTAAGGAAGCGCTACCTTGTGGAAGATTCACTCTATCCTCATTTCACACTGCTGGGCCAAAGTCTAGGATCCATCTTCCTTGGCTGGGAAGCTCTGATGCAGTGCGTTCCTGACATTTACATCGATTCGATGGGCTACGCTTTCACGCTTCCTCTGTTTAAGTATTTAGGCGGTTGCCGAGTTGGAAGCTATGTTCATTATCCCACCATCAGCACTGACATGCTCTCTGTGGTGAGGAATCAGAATGTTGGATTTAACAATGCAGCCTTCATTACCAGGAATCCTTTTCTCAGCAAACTAAAGCTCATCTACTACTATTTATTTGCGTTTACGTACGGGCTTGTTGGTTCTTGCAGTGATGTCGTCATGGTCAATTCTTCTTGGACACTAAACCATATTCTCTCCCTGTGGAAGGTTGGGGATTGCACTCACATTGTTTATCCCCCCTGTGATGTGCAGACATTTCTGGACATTCCCTTACATGAGAAGAAGACGGCCTCAGGACATTTACTGGTTTCGATTGGCCAGTTCAGGCCCGAGAAGAACCATGCTTTGCAGATCAGAGCCTTTGCTAAACTGCTGAAGAAGAAGGAGGCGGAGTCACTTCCTTCACTGAAACTTGTCCTCATTGGAGGTTGTCGTAACCAAGACGATGAACTTAGGGTAAACCAACTGAGAAGGCTTTCTGAGGATCTAGGGGTTCAAGAAAACacggaatttaaaataaacattccaTTTGATGAATTAAAGAATTACTTGTCTGAAGCAACAATCGGTCTGCATACCATGTGGAACGAGCATTTTGGAATTG GAATCGTAGAGTGTATGGCAGCCGGCACAATTGTCCTTGCTCACAATTCGGGGGGCCCGAAGCTTGACATTGTCATTCCTCACGAAGGCGAGAGGACCGGATTTCTGGCTGAGAGTGAAGAAGGCTATGCCGAGACCATGGCCCAGGTTCTCTCCATGTCCGCAGAGAAGAGACTGCAGATCAGAAACAGTGCCCGTGCATCCGTCAGCAGATTCTCCGATCAGGAGTTTGAAGTAACATTCCTCTCGTCTGTGgagaaattatttcaataa
- the ALG11 gene encoding GDP-Man:Man(3)GlcNAc(2)-PP-Dol alpha-1,2-mannosyltransferase isoform X2: MAAAERGWCLCELLRYPEAVYVVYTGDVNVSGQQILEGAFRRFNIRLTRPVKFVFLRKRYLVEDSLYPHFTLLGQSLGSIFLGWEALMQCVPDIYIDSMGYAFTLPLFKYLGGCRVGSYVHYPTISTDMLSVVRNQNVGFNNAAFITRNPFLSKLKLIYYYLFAFTYGLVGSCSDVVMVNSSWTLNHILSLWKVGDCTHIVYPPCDVQTFLDIPLHEKKTASGHLLVSIGQFRPEKNHALQIRAFAKLLKKKEAESLPSLKLVLIGGCRNQDDELRVNQLRRLSEDLGVQENTEFKINIPFDELKNYLSEATIGLHTMWNEHFGIGIVECMAAGTIVLAHNSGGPKLDIVIPHEGERTGFLAESEEGYAETMAQVLSMSAEKRLQIRNSARASVSRFSDQEFEVTFLSSVEKLFQ; encoded by the exons GTACCCTGAGGCAGTCTATGTTGTCTATACTGGTGACGTCAATGTCAGCGGTCAGCAGATACTAGAAGGTGCTTTCAGAAGATTTAACATCAGATTAACGCGCCCAGTGAAGTTTGTTTTCTTAAGGAAGCGCTACCTTGTGGAAGATTCACTCTATCCTCATTTCACACTGCTGGGCCAAAGTCTAGGATCCATCTTCCTTGGCTGGGAAGCTCTGATGCAGTGCGTTCCTGACATTTACATCGATTCGATGGGCTACGCTTTCACGCTTCCTCTGTTTAAGTATTTAGGCGGTTGCCGAGTTGGAAGCTATGTTCATTATCCCACCATCAGCACTGACATGCTCTCTGTGGTGAGGAATCAGAATGTTGGATTTAACAATGCAGCCTTCATTACCAGGAATCCTTTTCTCAGCAAACTAAAGCTCATCTACTACTATTTATTTGCGTTTACGTACGGGCTTGTTGGTTCTTGCAGTGATGTCGTCATGGTCAATTCTTCTTGGACACTAAACCATATTCTCTCCCTGTGGAAGGTTGGGGATTGCACTCACATTGTTTATCCCCCCTGTGATGTGCAGACATTTCTGGACATTCCCTTACATGAGAAGAAGACGGCCTCAGGACATTTACTGGTTTCGATTGGCCAGTTCAGGCCCGAGAAGAACCATGCTTTGCAGATCAGAGCCTTTGCTAAACTGCTGAAGAAGAAGGAGGCGGAGTCACTTCCTTCACTGAAACTTGTCCTCATTGGAGGTTGTCGTAACCAAGACGATGAACTTAGGGTAAACCAACTGAGAAGGCTTTCTGAGGATCTAGGGGTTCAAGAAAACacggaatttaaaataaacattccaTTTGATGAATTAAAGAATTACTTGTCTGAAGCAACAATCGGTCTGCATACCATGTGGAACGAGCATTTTGGAATTG GAATCGTAGAGTGTATGGCAGCCGGCACAATTGTCCTTGCTCACAATTCGGGGGGCCCGAAGCTTGACATTGTCATTCCTCACGAAGGCGAGAGGACCGGATTTCTGGCTGAGAGTGAAGAAGGCTATGCCGAGACCATGGCCCAGGTTCTCTCCATGTCCGCAGAGAAGAGACTGCAGATCAGAAACAGTGCCCGTGCATCCGTCAGCAGATTCTCCGATCAGGAGTTTGAAGTAACATTCCTCTCGTCTGTGgagaaattatttcaataa